GTCGTCGCCGCGCTGCGCGTCGTCCAGGGGCGGCACGCGTACCTGCGCGGCGACGTCCGGGTGGCTCGCGACCTCCTCGAGCGGGCGATCGCGAACGCCGAGGCCGACGCCCGGCACCTGACCGTCATCGGCGCCCTGGTCTTCCTGGCCGACGCCGAGCTGGGCTGCGGCCACGCCCCCGCCGCCCGCACGGCCCTCGCCCGCGCGAGAGAGTTCGCCGACGACAACGCACCGGTGACGCCGACCGCGGCGGAGTGGCTGGAGCGGGCCGAACAACGGATCGGACGGGCGTCGGTCCGGACGGCCACCCGCGCGGGCCGGCTCGCCGAGCCGCTCACCGACCGCGAGCTGTCGATCCTGCGGGTCATGCCCGGATCGGTGTCGCAGCGCGAGATCGCGGCCGCGCTCTACCTCTCGATCAACACGGTCAAGGCCTACACGAAGAGCCTGTACCGCAAGCTCGGCGTCGGCTCCCGCGCCGACGCGGTGGCCGCCGCTCGCGACCTCGGCCTCATCTGAACCCACCCCGGGTAGAACTCCCACCGGGGTGGTGCGCCGGCACCCGGGCCGGCGGCACGCTCGCCCCATGAACACCGACGCCTCCCGCTACCGGGTCACCGTGGCCGGTCCCGTGGCCGAGGGCGTTCTCGCGACACTCCGCGCGCGTTTCGACCTCGAGTCCGTCCGGCCCGGCGACGACGGCACCGAGCTCGTGGTGGCCGGGGTGGACCAGGCGGCCCAGCGAGCCCTGCTGACCCTGCTCTGGGACACCGGCCACGTCGTTCGCTCCGTCACCCCGTGATTCCGGACTGGAGGCTCACCATGCAGACCGTCTCGAACGACCCGGTCGCGGCACCGCGGCCGGCCGGCGGATTCAGCCGCCGGCGCCTGCTGAAACTGCTCGGCGCCGGCGGTGCCACCGTGGTCGTCGCGGGCACCGGCGCCTTGAGCTACCGGGTCTACGACACCGCCGCGCTCGGCCCGGGGCGTGGCGACGCCTACGACCCGTGGCAGCACTGGCGGGAGACGCCGGGCTTGCTCGGTGCGGTGGGGGCGGCGGTACTGGCACCGAGCCCGCACAACACCCAGCCGTGGGGCTTCGGGATCCGCGCCGACGGCGTGGACGTGTATGTCGACGCGGCCCGCGACACCGGCACGGTCGATCCCTTTCACCGCGAGCAGCACGTCGGCATCGGCTGCGCGCTCGAGAACCTCGTGCTGGCGTGCCGGGCGCGGGGACTGCTCCCGACGGTGACGCTGCTGCCCGACGGCCCGGCCGGTCCGCGGATCGCCGAGGTCGCCGTCCGGCCCGGGCCGCCGGCGCCCAGCCCTCTGTACGACGCGATCGGCGACCGGCACACCAACCGCGGACCCTTCGAGGCCACCGCGATCGAGCCCGAAACGCTGAACGAACTGGCCGACCGGACCGGGGCGGACGACGTCGAAGTGCGCTGGATCGCCGATCCGGCACCCCGGGCGGCGATGAGCCGGCTCCTGATCGACGCCGCGGCGGCCCTGTGCGACGACGACCAGCAGTCGCGGGACAACTTCGCGTGGTTCCGCGGCACCAACGACGACATCCAGCGCTACCGGGACGGACTGACCTTGGGCGGCCAGGGGTTCGGCCCGCTGATGCTCGCGATCGCCAAGCTGCTGCCGGCGTCGTCACGCGCCGACGGCGATCAGTTCTGGCTCAAGCAGACGACGACGGTGCACACGGCGACCGCCGCGGCTTACGGCGTGCTCACGTCCCGCACGCCCGACGACCGGGCCACCCAGCTCACCGCCGGGCGGCTGCTCGAGCGCATCCACCTCGCCGCGACCGGCCGGGGCATCGCCCTGCACCACATGAACCAGGTCACCGAGCGGATCGATCGTGAACGCAGTACCGGGGCCGCGCCGGCGTTCGGGCCGCGGTTCGCCGAGCTGCTGCCGCGCGGGGAGCAGCCGCTGCTGACCTTCCGCGTCGGCTATCCCGTGCGCGCGGCGGCCCCCAGCCCGCGCCGCGCGGCCGCGCAGGTCGTCCGATGAGCGCGCGTCGGCTTGCCGGCGGTCTCGGCCTGGCCGGCGGGCTGATCGGCGTCGCCGCCGGGCTGACGCAGGCGATCGCGGGCGACCGGATCCCGCAGTGGAGCGGGGACAAGCAGACCCCCGCCGCGCTGGGGCTGCTCACCGTCGCGCTGTCGTTGGTCGCCGTGCTCGCAGCGGTTCGGCAGCACCGGACCGGGCTCACCGCCGGGCAGCGAGCCGCGTGCGCTCTGGGGCTGGCCGGCCCGGGCCTGCTGTGCCTCACCACGGTGGGCAGGCTCTGGTACCTGCCGGCCGTGCTGCTGATCGTGGCAGGGGCTTTGACGATCGAATCCTGGCGCGACACGGCCGCCGCGGTGGCCACCGGCCGGTGGCGCGTCCTGCTCGGCGCTCTCGGTTGCTGCCAGCTGCTGATGTCGGCCACCGCGGCGCCCGCGCCGATGGTGCTCGGCGCCCTCGGCGGCATCGCTCTTCTCGCCGCCGCCTGGGTGGACCCCCGACCCCGGTGGGGGCTCTGGGCACTCGTCGTCGCCGGGACCGTCCCCTTCGCCGTCCTGGGCTGGACGGCGATCGTGCCCCTGCTCGTCACCGTCGAGGCGTTCGCCCTCGCCGCGGTGCGCAAACCCGTTGCAGGAAAACAAGACAGGAGTACGTCATGATCGAGCAGACCACTGTCGCGATCGTCGGTGCCGGCCCCGCCGGGCTGTTGCTCGCCGGAGACCTGGCCCGGGCCGGCGTCGACGTGACCGTGCTGGAGCGGCGCGGCACCGAGTCCAACCTGACCCGGGCGTTCGGCGTCCACGCCCGCACGCTGGAGCACCTGGATGCCCGCGGGCTGGCCGACGAGGTCGTCGCCGGCGGTGCGCCGGTCCGGCACCTGCGCCTCTTCGACCACCTGCGGATCGACCTGGGGACACTGCCGACGAGGTTCCCGTACCTGCTGATCACCCCGCAGTACAACGTGGAACAGGTGCTCGGGAAGCGCGCGATCACCGCCGGTGCGCGCATCGTGCGCGACGCCGAGGTGACAGCGCTGCGGCAGGACTCCGACGGCGTCGAGCTCACCGTCGGCGGCGCGGTGATCCGAAGTGACTACGCGGTCGGCGCCGACGGCGTGCACAGCGCCGTCCGCGAGGCACTCGGCCTGCCGTTCCCCGGCCAGTCGGTGCTGACCTCGATCATGCTCGCCGACGTACGGCTGACCGACGCTCCGGAGGACGTGCTCGCGGTCAACGCCGTCGGTGACGCGTTCGCGTTCGTCGCTCCGTTCGGCGACGGCTGGTACCGGATCTTCGCGTGGGACCGCCGCCACCAGCTGCCCGACACCGCACCGGTGACCCTCGACGAGATCCGCGCCGTGACCCGCCGCGCGCTGGGCACCGACTTCGGGGTGCGCGAGGCCCGGTGGATGTCCCGGTTCCACAGCGACGAACGCCAGGCGCCGCACTACCGGGTGGGACGGGTGTTCCTGGCCGGCGACGCCGCGCACGTCCACTCGCCGGCGGGCGGCCAGGGCATGAACACCGGGCTGCAGGACGCGGCCAACCTCGGCTGGAAGCTCGCGGCGGCGGCGCGGGGCTGGGCGCCCGAGGGGCTCCTCGACACCTACGAGGACGAGCGGCACCCGGTCGGCCGTCTGGTCCTGCGCAGCAGCGGCGCCATCATCCGGCTGGCGATGATCAAGTCGCGGGCCGGACGCCTGGCCCGCACCGTCGTGGGCGGCGCCGCGCTGCGTCTCCCACCGGTGGCGCGCAAAGCCGCCGGCACCATCTCCGGCATCGGCATCGACTATCCCCAGGCGCCCCGGGTGCGGGACATCGCGTTGCGGGACTCCCGCCGGTTGTACGAGGTGCTGCGCGACGGCAAGTTCGTGCTCGTGGCGCCGGAAGCGGCCAGGCCCGCGATCGCCGGCCGGGAGGACCGGGTCGTGCTCGCCCCGCCGGCCGACGCGGCAGTGCCGTGGACCCTGGTCCGCCCGGACGCGCACGTGGCCTGGCAAGGCGAGCCGGCCACCCTGCGCGCCGCGCTGGTACGCGCGGGACTATCCGGATGACGCCCCGGTTCACCCCTCAGTCCGGCGCCGAACCATGCCAACCATGTCTGGCATAACTACAAATTTGCAACGGTACAAAGTTTGGTACCATTTCACTGGGGTGCTAGGCTCCGGTGGTGACCTCCCTCGACTCCGAACCCGGGCGCCGGGAACGAAAGAAGGCGGCAACTCGCCGCACGCTCAGCGACACCGCCATGCGGCTTTTCTTCGAGCGCGGCTTCGACGACGTCACCGTCCGGGAGATCGCCGAGGCGGCGGACGTGTCGGCGACGACGTTGATGAACTACTTCCCGTCCAAGGAAGCCTTGGTGTTCGATCTGGACGAGGACATCGAGCGCTCGCTCGTCGCGGCGGTGGCCGAACGTCCGCCGGACACCTCCGTGCCAGAGGCCTTGCGGCGCTACATGCGGGCGCGCGTCGAGCGCGCGGTCTCGGGCCCGCACGATTCCCAGTTCATGAAGCTCGTGGTGACGACACCGGCGCTGAGCGACTACTGGCGCAAGATGTGGCTACGCCACGAAGAGGCACTCAGCCGCGTGCTGGCTCAGGAATTCGCGCGGGCCGAAGGAGACCTGCGGTGCCGGGCTCTGGCCCACTTCACCCTGGAAGCCTTCACGCTGGCCACGCAGTCCGCCGACACGACCCGGATGATCGACGTGGCCTTCGAGATCCTGGAGCACGGCTGGCCGTCCGCCACCGAGGCCCACCGCCGTCAGGCCGGAGGCTCGTCGGGGAGTAGGTCCAGCGGGTTGGCGGCGGTCCCTTCGGCGGAACCATTTCT
This window of the Amycolatopsis balhimycina FH 1894 genome carries:
- a CDS encoding TetR family transcriptional regulator, with protein sequence MTSLDSEPGRRERKKAATRRTLSDTAMRLFFERGFDDVTVREIAEAADVSATTLMNYFPSKEALVFDLDEDIERSLVAAVAERPPDTSVPEALRRYMRARVERAVSGPHDSQFMKLVVTTPALSDYWRKMWLRHEEALSRVLAQEFARAEGDLRCRALAHFTLEAFTLATQSADTTRMIDVAFEILEHGWPSATEAHRRQAGGSSGSRSSGLAAVPSAEPFL
- a CDS encoding FAD-dependent monooxygenase, with amino-acid sequence MIEQTTVAIVGAGPAGLLLAGDLARAGVDVTVLERRGTESNLTRAFGVHARTLEHLDARGLADEVVAGGAPVRHLRLFDHLRIDLGTLPTRFPYLLITPQYNVEQVLGKRAITAGARIVRDAEVTALRQDSDGVELTVGGAVIRSDYAVGADGVHSAVREALGLPFPGQSVLTSIMLADVRLTDAPEDVLAVNAVGDAFAFVAPFGDGWYRIFAWDRRHQLPDTAPVTLDEIRAVTRRALGTDFGVREARWMSRFHSDERQAPHYRVGRVFLAGDAAHVHSPAGGQGMNTGLQDAANLGWKLAAAARGWAPEGLLDTYEDERHPVGRLVLRSSGAIIRLAMIKSRAGRLARTVVGGAALRLPPVARKAAGTISGIGIDYPQAPRVRDIALRDSRRLYEVLRDGKFVLVAPEAARPAIAGREDRVVLAPPADAAVPWTLVRPDAHVAWQGEPATLRAALVRAGLSG
- a CDS encoding Acg family FMN-binding oxidoreductase — translated: MQTVSNDPVAAPRPAGGFSRRRLLKLLGAGGATVVVAGTGALSYRVYDTAALGPGRGDAYDPWQHWRETPGLLGAVGAAVLAPSPHNTQPWGFGIRADGVDVYVDAARDTGTVDPFHREQHVGIGCALENLVLACRARGLLPTVTLLPDGPAGPRIAEVAVRPGPPAPSPLYDAIGDRHTNRGPFEATAIEPETLNELADRTGADDVEVRWIADPAPRAAMSRLLIDAAAALCDDDQQSRDNFAWFRGTNDDIQRYRDGLTLGGQGFGPLMLAIAKLLPASSRADGDQFWLKQTTTVHTATAAAYGVLTSRTPDDRATQLTAGRLLERIHLAATGRGIALHHMNQVTERIDRERSTGAAPAFGPRFAELLPRGEQPLLTFRVGYPVRAAAPSPRRAAAQVVR